A window from Corynebacterium singulare encodes these proteins:
- a CDS encoding DUF4288 domain-containing protein, which yields MEPYVGIVVMELAKKSSSSAQSFFREDFYIVYAESDEKARERVEAMANEQADGEDVKVRHIVDVAPALYGYVDRDCDLYSRHFANLEDYERFEMKLGGTDPLAD from the coding sequence ATGGAACCTTATGTTGGAATTGTCGTGATGGAGCTTGCTAAGAAGTCCAGTTCATCTGCCCAAAGCTTCTTCCGCGAGGACTTTTATATTGTGTATGCGGAGTCGGACGAGAAGGCTCGAGAACGCGTTGAAGCGATGGCGAACGAGCAGGCTGATGGTGAGGACGTGAAGGTACGGCACATCGTGGACGTCGCGCCAGCCCTCTATGGTTATGTAGATCGCGATTGTGATCTCTACTCGCGGCACTTTGCGAACCTAGAGGACTACGAGCGTTTCGAGATGAAGCTCGGCGGAACCGACCCGTTGGCTGATTAA
- the relB gene encoding type II toxin-antitoxin system RelB family antitoxin, with protein sequence MSSSVISLRIDAEQKERLDSLASKTGRSGAFYLRKALDAYLDQLEYVYALEAEAEAARRGELETISLEDLEAECGVEN encoded by the coding sequence ATGAGTAGTTCAGTTATCAGTTTGCGTATTGACGCAGAGCAAAAGGAGCGCCTTGATTCTTTGGCGTCCAAGACTGGACGTTCTGGCGCGTTTTACCTCCGAAAGGCACTTGACGCTTACTTGGACCAGTTGGAATACGTCTATGCGCTGGAGGCCGAGGCCGAGGCCGCACGCCGTGGCGAGCTAGAGACCATTTCTCTTGAAGACCTAGAGGCTGAATGTGGCGTGGAGAATTAG
- a CDS encoding type II toxin-antitoxin system RelE family toxin, which translates to MAWRISFTPRGAKAFRKLDKPTQKRVSRFLREVAELEDPRSRGKGLVGDKSGLWRWRVGDYRVIAAIYENTVTVTVVDLGHRREVYD; encoded by the coding sequence GTGGCGTGGAGAATTAGCTTCACGCCGCGCGGTGCGAAAGCCTTCCGAAAGTTAGACAAACCAACGCAGAAGAGAGTCAGCAGGTTTCTTCGCGAAGTGGCAGAACTCGAAGACCCGCGCTCGCGCGGCAAGGGTCTCGTGGGGGATAAATCCGGTCTGTGGCGCTGGCGAGTCGGGGACTACCGCGTTATCGCGGCAATATACGAAAACACAGTCACTGTCACTGTTGTTGACTTAGGTCACCGACGCGAAGTCTACGATTAA
- a CDS encoding ThiF family adenylyltransferase, translated as MSSRYARQEALWGTSTQQRLHTSTVAVIGAGGLGSPALLYLAGAGVGRILLFDDDLVSLSNLHRQVIHTTATVGQPKTESAAAALNALNPECTIEQFSRLTPDTALAQLRGADLIIDGTDNFYSRHLASWAAHELGIPHVWASLLGYDAQLSVFHSGHGPVYEDLFPTDPQVPSCSQAGVLGPVVGVAGSALAVEAIKLLTGIGTPLIGTLGYYDSLAGTWEYIPVRASGVIPARPANPTDVRDVPEGATLIDVRTAPERAASLIPGSQHLPLDDILTGHNPPIDPADLAVLYCASGLRSAQAVEALRARGFSNVYSLRGGIDAWQESHRDGV; from the coding sequence ATGAGTTCACGCTACGCACGACAGGAAGCCCTCTGGGGAACCTCCACACAGCAACGGCTTCACACTTCCACAGTCGCCGTCATTGGTGCTGGCGGCCTCGGCTCACCTGCCCTGCTCTACCTGGCAGGCGCGGGCGTGGGGCGCATCCTGCTTTTCGACGACGACCTCGTCTCCCTCTCCAACCTGCACCGCCAGGTCATCCACACCACGGCGACCGTGGGCCAGCCCAAAACCGAATCCGCCGCAGCAGCCTTGAACGCTCTCAACCCGGAATGCACCATCGAGCAGTTCTCGCGCCTCACGCCTGATACCGCCCTGGCGCAGCTGCGCGGGGCCGACCTCATCATCGACGGCACCGATAACTTCTACTCCCGCCACTTGGCTTCCTGGGCCGCCCACGAACTGGGCATTCCACACGTGTGGGCCTCGCTCCTGGGCTATGACGCGCAGCTTTCCGTTTTCCACTCCGGCCACGGACCGGTCTATGAGGATCTCTTCCCCACCGATCCGCAGGTGCCCTCCTGCTCGCAGGCCGGCGTATTGGGTCCGGTCGTCGGCGTGGCCGGCTCCGCCCTGGCGGTAGAAGCAATCAAGCTCCTCACGGGCATCGGCACCCCGCTCATCGGCACGCTGGGATACTACGATTCCCTCGCCGGGACCTGGGAATACATCCCCGTGCGCGCAAGCGGCGTCATCCCGGCGCGCCCGGCCAACCCCACCGACGTCCGCGACGTTCCAGAGGGCGCCACGCTCATCGACGTCCGCACCGCCCCCGAGCGCGCCGCTTCCCTCATCCCCGGCTCGCAGCACCTCCCGCTCGATGACATCCTCACCGGCCACAACCCGCCCATCGACCCCGCCGACCTCGCCGTCCTCTACTGCGCCAGCGGCCTGCGCTCCGCCCAAGCCGTCGAAGCTCTGCGTGCCCGCGGCTTCAGCAACGTCTACTCACTGCGCGGCGGCATCGACGCCTGGCAAGAATCTCATCGCGATGGGGTCTAG